The genomic segment ACAATGCCAGGGCTTCCTAAAACACCTGCAGCAAATAATATGTATCTTTCTGATGAGGGAGAAATTAGTGGGTTATTTTAAAGATTGGAGAGATAAAATGAATAATAAAATTTTAATTAAAAATGCTAATCAAGTAGTAACATGTAGTGGTAGTAATCAAAAAAAAGGATCAGAAATGAATGAGCTTCATGTGATAGAAGATGGTTGTATTATTATAAAAGATGATAAGATAGAAAAGGTAGGAACATCTGAAGAAATATTAAAAGATATTGATGAAAAGGAATATAATATTATAGATGCTAAAAATAAATGTGTTTTACCAGGTTTCATAGATTCTCATACTCATGTTGTATTTGGTGGATATAGAGCAGAAGAATATAATATGCGATTAAAAGGCATAGATTATATGGAAATAATGAAACGTGGTGGAGGAATTCAAAGTACTACTGAGGCTACTAAAAAAGCTACATTAGAAGAGTTGGTACAGTTAGGTATTAAAAGACTTGATTCTATGGTTTCATTTGGAGTTACAACAGTAGAATCAAAAAGTGGATATGGATTAGACTTAGATACAGAAATAAAGCAATTAGAAGCAATGAAAAAGTTAGATGATATTCATCCTATTGATATATCAAAAACATTCTTAGGTGCACATGCAGTTCCACCTAAATATAAAGGTAAAGAAGATGAATTTATAGACTTTATAATAGAAACAGTACTTCCGAAAGTAGTAGAAGACGATTTAGCAGAATTTTGTGATGTGTTTTGTGAGAAAGATGTTTTTTCAGTAGAACAATCTAGAAAGCTTTTAAAAAGTGCTCAAAAGTTAGGATTAAAATCAAAATTACATGCTGATGAGATAGTACGTATAGGTGGTGCAGAGCTTGCAAGTGAAATTGGTGCTATTTCAGCAGATCATTTACTTAGAGCATCAGATCAAGGTATAAGAATGATGGCAGAAAATAATGTAGTAGCTACACTTCTTCCAGGCACAGCTTTTAGTTTAAAAGAAGAATATGCTAGAGCAAGAGATATAATAGATTCAGGATGTGCTGTGGCACTTGCAACAGATATGAATCCAGGAAGTTGTTTTACTGAATCTATACCACTTGTAATAGCACTAGCTACTCTTTATATGAATATGAGTATAGAGGAGACAATAAATGCTCTTACTATAAATGGTGCAGCAGCTATAGATAGAGCTGATACTGTGGGTAGTATTGATGAGGGTAAGAAAGCAGATATTGTAATACATGAATTTCCAACATATGATTATATACCATATCATATAGGGGTAAGTACTGTAGAAAAAGTTATAAAAAATGGTAAGTTAATATTTGATAAAATAAAAAATGAGGCCTAAGCTAAGGCTTCATTTTCATTATATACAATACTTTCTATAACTATATTTTTCTGTGTCATTAAATCAATAGTATTATTAGTAGATAGAATTTTTATTTTAGGTCTTAATGGAAATCCTGTGTTTATTGATTTTACAATACCTATATTTTTATTACTTAATTTTACCATAGTGCCTATTGGATAAGGTATTATTTTATTTGAAAATTTTCTAACTAAATTTATATCGAAATGATTTGAACAATTTGCATATAAAAATTCTAAGGCATCATTTGGAGTCATTGCAGATCTATAAGGCCTATCTGAAGTCAATGCGTCATATACATCACAAATACTAACAATTTTAGCTAAAAAATATATTTGTTCTTGTTTTAACCCTTTTGGATAACCTGATCCATCAATTTTTTCATGGTGTTGTAATGCTATGATTCTAGCTGGAGAAGGAATTTTATTACTAGCTTTTAGGTATTCATAACCATCTAAAGCATGTTTTTTCATTATTTTAAATTCTTGATTTGTTAACTTTCCATTTTTATTTAAAATTTTTGAAGGAGTTAAAGTTTTTCCAATGTCATGGAGTAGAGATCCAATTGCTAGATACTTTAAATGCTCTTTTTTTAGACCAAGTTCAATTCCTAATATTATTGAGAAGATTGATACACTTAAGCAATGCTCATATGTATAGTTATCTGCACTTTTAATATCTACTAGATTAACCATTATATCTTTTTGGCAGAGTATATCATCTAATAATTCTTCAGCTATATTTGAAATGCTAGATATATTTTTATCTGCTTTATCTATTGAATTTTTATTATATAAATTATTATTTGAATAGTCATGTTCAAAACTATTATAAGTTTCTTTTAACTTTATAATAGCTTTACTTCTAATTTGTGGGGAGATTATGTCATTTAGTTCTACATCTGAGTATTTATCCATTATATATATAGAATATATTCCGAAAGATTTAATTCTTTTAATATAGTTAGAGGATAATCTTGTACCTTTTGCAAGTAAAGTTTTTCCTTTTTCATTACATATATTTTTACCTAAAAGAGTTCCTTCTTTAACAAATGATATTGGCATAAAACGCAAAATAAATCCCCCTTAAAATAATGTAACGAGGAGCTAGCTCCTCGTTATATTATACTATAATTTGATATTGTTCTCAATTAGAATATAGCAGCACCAAATATAAGGGCAATTATAAACAATATTAAGAATATAATAAATAATATTTTTGCAATACTTGCTGAAGCACTTGCAACACCTCTAAAACCAAAGAAACCAGCAATAACTGCTATAACTAAGAATATTAATGTCCATTTCAGCATTTTAAATTCCTCCTTTTTATAATTAATAATATTAATAAAAATATAGCCTAAACTATTTAATTTAAACAGTTTTAAATTAAATTTTATTTATGTTATTATTAGTATAGGATTGGGTAAAAATATAAGGTAAAGCTTAATTGGATAACAGTAAAATAAATTAGGAGGTAGTTTTAAGTGGATTATAAAAATAGAGTAGAACAACTAAAAGATGAAATGATAAGTTCTATAAAAGCGTTGGTAAATATACCAAGTGTAAAAGATGAAAATAGTAAAGATACACCATATGGAGAAGACATAGATAAGGCACTTAAAAAAGCTTTAGAAATTTGTGATAATTTAGGATTTGAAACATACTATGATGCAGAAGGATATTATGGATATGCAGAAATAGGTGAAGGTAAAGAAATGTTAGGCATATTAGGACATCTAGATGTTGTACCTGCAGGAGAACTATCTAATTGGAATACTGATCCATTTGAAGCCCAAATTAAAGATGGTAGATTATATGGTAGAGGAACTCAGGATGATAAAGGGCCAACAGTTGCTGCAATATATGCTGTGAAGGCACTTATGGATTCAGGAATAAAATTTGATAAAAGAATAAGATTTATATTTGGAACAGATGAAGAAAACCTTTGGGGTGGAATAGATAAGTATATGGAAAAAGAAGAAGTTCCTACATTAGGATTTACTCCAGATGCAGAGTTTCCTATGATACATGCAGAAAAGGGCTTATTACAATCAAAATTAAAATCTGAATCCAGTGGAAAGTTAGTATTATCAGGAGGTAATGCATTTAATGCAGTTCCAGATAGAATTGGTTATAGTGGAGAGTATAATGAAAGATTAAAACAAGAATTAGATAATTTAGGTTTTGAATATGAAGTGCAGGGAGAGACTATTTATGTAATAGGAAAAGGTGCTCATGCTTCTCAACCTCATAATGGAATTAATGCTATAGCTCTTATAGCAATTGCACTTAATAATATTGGCGTTGAAAGTAATGCAATTAAATTTATAGCTGAAGTAATAGGTGAAGATTATAATGCTAAGAATATATTTGGAGAATGTGAAGATGAACCATCAGGTAAGATAACATTTAATATAGGTAAACTTAATATAGATGAGAATCAAGAAGAAATAGCAATTGATATAAGAATACCAGTTACTAAAGATAAAGAAAAAATAGTTGATGATATAAAACAAAAGGTAAAAGAATATAATATTGAATATGAAGAATTTGATTTTCTTAACTCACTATATGTTCCTAAAGACCATAAACTCATTAAAACACTTAGAAAAGTATACGAAGAAGAAACAGGAAAAGATTCTACACCTTTAGTTATAGGGGGAGCTACTTATGCTAGAGCAATGGACAATTGTGTAGCATTTGGAGCAGTATTTCCAGGTCAAGAAAAAGTAGAACATCAAGCGAATGAATATATTGAGGTAGATACACTTATTGAAGTGACAAAGATATATGCAGCTGCAGTTTATAATTTGACAAGATAATATTGTCGGTTTATTATATAATAGATTAAATAAAATTTTTAGGAGGATATGTATGAAAAATTTAGAAATAGAATTAACTAATGAAACTGGTTTACATGCTAGACCAGCAAGCCTTTTCATCAGAGAAGCATCAAAATATACATCTGATATTGTAGTAGTAAAAGATGGTACAGAATATAATGGAAAGAGCATAATGGGTATATTAAGTATGGGAGCTACAAAAGGTGACAAGTTAAATATTAAAATAGATGGCTCAGATGAAGAAGAAGCTTATGAAGGCTTAAAGAATCTTTTTGAAAATGAGATAAAATAAGACTCATTTAAAAAATATAAACCATTCTTTAGATAAAGGAATAGTATAAAGTAAGTTCAATTATACTACTTTGTTTGAAAGGATGGTTTTTTTATGCATACAATTAAATATATAGTTAGACCAGGGGATAGCTTATATCTAATAGCTAGACAGTTTAATGTAGATATGAGTGAAATAAATAGAATAAATAATTTGACTAATTCTAATATTTATGCAGGACAAATATTAGAAATTCCTCTAGAAAATTATACAGTAAAATCTGGAGATAGTTTATATTCTATAGCAAATAGATTGAATGTACCTATAGAAAGTTTGATGATAATAAATAATTTAGAAGATACTAATTTATCTATAGGACAAATATTAAAAATTCCTTATTATACTGAAATGATAGTAAATGTAGATGTAGCTAACATTAGGCTTGGACCCTCTACTGAATTCGATGTAATTGCACAAATGGTTAGAGGCGCAAAATTACCTGTAATAGAAATAAATGATGAGTGGACAAAAGTTGAACTTTATGATGGAAGACAAGGATTTATTAAAAGTACACTTGGAAATTTAAAAGTATATGGTGGAGAAAAACCTATAGTAGCTATATTAGGATATTATACATTAGAAGAAGGAGTGGCTCTTCCAAGCTCCTATGATTCTTTCGTAGCAAACAAAAATGAATTAACTGAAGTTCCTCTATTTTTGTTTAGAATATCTGAAAATGATCCTACTACTATAGAAAAATTTGGAGATTTTACTAATCAATATGTTGAAGATGTCATAGAAATTGGACATAAATCTAATGTAAAGATGCTTGCTTTAATTCATAATTTACTTTATACAGGAGGAGTAGAAAGAGCAAAAGAAATAACATCTCAGATGTTAGCTAATGAACAGACCAGATCTACTTTTATAGAAAATACTATTGAGCTTATAGAAGGATATGGTTTCGATGGAGTTAATATTGATATCGAAGATGTAGATATTAAAGATAGTGATAAATTAACTATGTTTTTCGAAGAATTAGGAGAAGCTTTATCTAAAAGAGGTTATTATTTATCTGCTTCAATTCCATCAAGAGTAAGTGATGAACCATTTAATCCTTTCTCTGATCCTTTTAATTATGCATCAATAGGAGAAGCAGTAGATGAATTTGTAGTAATGTTATATAACGAACATGGATGGCCAGGAAGTGGACCAGGTCCTGTAGTTTCAATAGGTTGGATGGAAAGAGTATTAAATTATACAATGACAAAAATGCCAAGAAGAAAAATAATGGCTGCAGTATCTGTTTTTGGTTTTGACTTTAATTTAGATACTGGAAAAAATTCTTATGTAACTTTTGAGAGTGCTATGAATTTAGCAGATAAATATAATAAAGAGGTAATATTTGATGAAGAAACAAAAACTCCTTATTTTAAGTATGTAGATGAAGAAGGAAATAATCATGAAGTTTGGTTTGAAAATGCTGAAAGTATAAAAGCCAAAATAAATCTTGCTAATAAACTTGGGATAAAAGGAATTGCACTTTGGAGACTAGGAATGGAAGATGAATCAATGTGGAATATGATAAGAGAGGATGTAGTAGTTAAGAGATTTTAGGGGTTTTATACCCCTTTTTTTTGGGTACATTTAATTAAGTAGCAGAAAGGAGTTAAATCTATGAATAAATCAAAGTTTAAAGGATTGACACAGGAAGAAGTTAAAAAATCTAGAAATTAAAATGGAGATAATAAGATTAAAAAAGGTAAAAGTAGAATGGTATGAGTTTCTTTGAATAGCAATTGCTGTAGTAATAGCAATATTTGTAAGTATTTATTCAGATTATAGTAATGAAAAATCATTTAAAAACTTCAAGAACAAGCTTCACAAATAGAATGTAAAGTATTTAGAGATGGAAAATTAGAGAAAATATCCATAGAATACATAGTTAAAGGTGATAAAATATTAGTTCAATTAGAAATCTCAATAAAATACTGAAGTAGTATATGAACAAGATAACAAGGAAAAACTAGAAGTTGTAGGTGGAGATTTTATAGAACAATCTAAAAAATTATAATGTAGAAATAGTCTATAAAATCCATTAAACAAGTACAAGATGTTGGAATACAAGTAGTAATGATAACAGGTGATAAAAAAGAAATTGCAATTGCAATAGCAAAAGAATCAAATATTATAAAAATTGATTGATATAGCAAGAAATTAATATTTAAAAATATAAATTAAAGGAAGTGGATATCTATGATAGATTTAAATAAATCTATTGAATTAGTTAAAGAGTGGGCATATGAAGCTGGAAAAGCTCAAAAGGATAATTATGAGAAAGAAGATTTACAAATTTCTACTAAATCATCAGATATAGATTTAGTTACAGAAATTGATGATTTATCAGAAAAAATAATAATAAAAGGAATAAAAAGAGAGTATCCCGATCATGATATTTTATCTGAAGAATCAGAGTTTGAAAAGACTGATTCAGATTATTTATGGATAATAGATCCTTTAGATGGGACAACTAATTATGCACAAGGACTTCCAATATTTGCAGTATCCATTGCATTGGAGTTTAGAGGTAAAATAGTTTTAGGAGTAGTATACAATCCTATGTTAGATGAAATGTTCTCAGCAGTAAAGGGAAAGGGTACATATTTGAATGGCAAAGAAATAAAGATAGGTGGAAAGGATGAATTGATTAAGTCTGTAATAGCAACGGGTTTTGCTTATGATAGAAATACAAATGAAAACAATAATATATCTAATTTTTCTAAGATTTTACCTAAGGTAAGAGGTATTAGAAGAATGGGAGCAGCAGCTTATGATTTAGCTTGTGTAGCATGTGGTAGACTAGATGGATATTGGGAATTTAATTTAAAATCATGGGATGTAGCAGCAGGAATATTAATTATAAAAGAAGCTGGTGGAGAAGTAGTTGATATTTCTGGAGGGAAAAATGTATCAATAATAGCAGGAAATAAAAAGATGATAAAATTAATAGAAAAGGAGATAAAAGCTTAAGCTTTTATCTCCTTGAAAATTGTATATTATTTTTATACCATAGAAATAATAATAAAAGGAATTAAGAAAATAGTTAAAAACCATATAATAATAAACATATGTAACAAAGAAAATTTAAAATAGAAAGGAGAATTTATTAATGAACAGATGGGATTTTCCTAATAATATTAAAGGTCAAGTTCAAGAAAAGCAACCTGGAGTAAATTCAAAAATGGATCCAAAACCTATCTATGAAGATGATAAATACAAGGCAGCAGACAAATTAAAAGATAAAGTAGCAATAATTACTGGAGGAGATAGTGGTATAGGTGGAGCTGTATCCATTCATTATGCTAAAGAAGGCGCAGATGTAGCAGTAATGTATTTAGATGAACATGAAGATGCCAAAAATATTAAAAAAAGAGTAGAAAAAATAGGTAGAAAGTGTTTACTTATATCAGGTGATGTAGGTGATGAACAATTTTGTAAAGATGCAGTGGAAAAAGTCATAGATGAATTTGAAAAAATTGATATATTAGTAAATAATGCAGCTGAACAACATCCAAAAAAGAATATATTAGATATTTCAACAGAACAATTAGAGAAAACATTTAAAACTAATATATTTTCAATGTTTCATATGGTAAAAGCAGTATTACCTTATTTAAAATCTGGAAGCAGCATTATAAATACCTCTTCTATAACAGCATATGAAGGAAATGCAGGTTTAATAGATTATTCTGCTACAAAAGGAGCTGTAACAACATTTACTCGTTCATTATCGCAAGCTTTAATTGATAAAAATATAAGAGTAAATGCAGTGGCACCAGGTCCTATTTGGACACCTCTTATTCCTTCATCATTTGAAGCAAGTCATGTAGCAGGTTTTGGAGATGATCAACCTATGAAAAGACCAGGTCAGCCAGTAGAATTAGCTCCAGTATATGTATTTTTAGCATCTGAAGATTCTTCATACATGTCAGGTCAAATGATACATATAAATGGTGGAGCAGTAGTAAATGGATAATATATGATTATTAAAAGCCGTCATAAATATTTATGGCAGCTTTTTTTGGGTATATAATATTATAAATATAAAAATTAAGGAGTTGCAAAAATGAAACGATTATCTATTGTATTTATAATAGCTGGAATAATAATATTATTATTTCCCACATTAAATAGAGGGTACAAAGATTATAAAAGGGAAAAAGTACTTGAGCAATGGCAACAAAGCATGAATGATATTTCAACTATAGAAAGTTCTAAAAAGAATGATAGTCCACAAGATAGTCTTAACAAGTATATATTAAAAATAGATAAAATAGAATTATATATGCCTGTATTAGATGGAGCAACAGATGAGAATTTAGATATATCTTTATCTAAGATGAATCATACAGCAGAACCTGGGGAAGTTGGAAACTTTGCTGTAGCAGGGCATAGAAGTTATACTTATGGGCGACATTTTAATAGATTAGATGAATTACAAAAAGGTGATATATTAACTGTTGAAGCTAAAAATAAAAATTATAAATATGAAGTAGAAGAGACTTTAGTTGTTGAACCAGAAGAATTATGGGTTTTAGAAGGAAATAATAAAGACAAAGAAATTACACTTGTTACATGTACTCCAATAAAAGTA from the Senegalia massiliensis genome contains:
- the hutI gene encoding imidazolonepropionase, with translation MNNKILIKNANQVVTCSGSNQKKGSEMNELHVIEDGCIIIKDDKIEKVGTSEEILKDIDEKEYNIIDAKNKCVLPGFIDSHTHVVFGGYRAEEYNMRLKGIDYMEIMKRGGGIQSTTEATKKATLEELVQLGIKRLDSMVSFGVTTVESKSGYGLDLDTEIKQLEAMKKLDDIHPIDISKTFLGAHAVPPKYKGKEDEFIDFIIETVLPKVVEDDLAEFCDVFCEKDVFSVEQSRKLLKSAQKLGLKSKLHADEIVRIGGAELASEIGAISADHLLRASDQGIRMMAENNVVATLLPGTAFSLKEEYARARDIIDSGCAVALATDMNPGSCFTESIPLVIALATLYMNMSIEETINALTINGAAAIDRADTVGSIDEGKKADIVIHEFPTYDYIPYHIGVSTVEKVIKNGKLIFDKIKNEA
- a CDS encoding HD-GYP domain-containing protein codes for the protein MPISFVKEGTLLGKNICNEKGKTLLAKGTRLSSNYIKRIKSFGIYSIYIMDKYSDVELNDIISPQIRSKAIIKLKETYNSFEHDYSNNNLYNKNSIDKADKNISSISNIAEELLDDILCQKDIMVNLVDIKSADNYTYEHCLSVSIFSIILGIELGLKKEHLKYLAIGSLLHDIGKTLTPSKILNKNGKLTNQEFKIMKKHALDGYEYLKASNKIPSPARIIALQHHEKIDGSGYPKGLKQEQIYFLAKIVSICDVYDALTSDRPYRSAMTPNDALEFLYANCSNHFDINLVRKFSNKIIPYPIGTMVKLSNKNIGIVKSINTGFPLRPKIKILSTNNTIDLMTQKNIVIESIVYNENEALA
- a CDS encoding DUF1328 domain-containing protein, producing the protein MLKWTLIFLVIAVIAGFFGFRGVASASASIAKILFIIFLILFIIALIFGAAIF
- the pepV gene encoding dipeptidase PepV — its product is MDYKNRVEQLKDEMISSIKALVNIPSVKDENSKDTPYGEDIDKALKKALEICDNLGFETYYDAEGYYGYAEIGEGKEMLGILGHLDVVPAGELSNWNTDPFEAQIKDGRLYGRGTQDDKGPTVAAIYAVKALMDSGIKFDKRIRFIFGTDEENLWGGIDKYMEKEEVPTLGFTPDAEFPMIHAEKGLLQSKLKSESSGKLVLSGGNAFNAVPDRIGYSGEYNERLKQELDNLGFEYEVQGETIYVIGKGAHASQPHNGINAIALIAIALNNIGVESNAIKFIAEVIGEDYNAKNIFGECEDEPSGKITFNIGKLNIDENQEEIAIDIRIPVTKDKEKIVDDIKQKVKEYNIEYEEFDFLNSLYVPKDHKLIKTLRKVYEEETGKDSTPLVIGGATYARAMDNCVAFGAVFPGQEKVEHQANEYIEVDTLIEVTKIYAAAVYNLTR
- a CDS encoding HPr family phosphocarrier protein — protein: MKNLEIELTNETGLHARPASLFIREASKYTSDIVVVKDGTEYNGKSIMGILSMGATKGDKLNIKIDGSDEEEAYEGLKNLFENEIK
- a CDS encoding LysM peptidoglycan-binding domain-containing protein, which produces MHTIKYIVRPGDSLYLIARQFNVDMSEINRINNLTNSNIYAGQILEIPLENYTVKSGDSLYSIANRLNVPIESLMIINNLEDTNLSIGQILKIPYYTEMIVNVDVANIRLGPSTEFDVIAQMVRGAKLPVIEINDEWTKVELYDGRQGFIKSTLGNLKVYGGEKPIVAILGYYTLEEGVALPSSYDSFVANKNELTEVPLFLFRISENDPTTIEKFGDFTNQYVEDVIEIGHKSNVKMLALIHNLLYTGGVERAKEITSQMLANEQTRSTFIENTIELIEGYGFDGVNIDIEDVDIKDSDKLTMFFEELGEALSKRGYYLSASIPSRVSDEPFNPFSDPFNYASIGEAVDEFVVMLYNEHGWPGSGPGPVVSIGWMERVLNYTMTKMPRRKIMAAVSVFGFDFNLDTGKNSYVTFESAMNLADKYNKEVIFDEETKTPYFKYVDEEGNNHEVWFENAESIKAKINLANKLGIKGIALWRLGMEDESMWNMIREDVVVKRF
- a CDS encoding inositol monophosphatase family protein: MIDLNKSIELVKEWAYEAGKAQKDNYEKEDLQISTKSSDIDLVTEIDDLSEKIIIKGIKREYPDHDILSEESEFEKTDSDYLWIIDPLDGTTNYAQGLPIFAVSIALEFRGKIVLGVVYNPMLDEMFSAVKGKGTYLNGKEIKIGGKDELIKSVIATGFAYDRNTNENNNISNFSKILPKVRGIRRMGAAAYDLACVACGRLDGYWEFNLKSWDVAAGILIIKEAGGEVVDISGGKNVSIIAGNKKMIKLIEKEIKA
- a CDS encoding SDR family oxidoreductase, producing the protein MNRWDFPNNIKGQVQEKQPGVNSKMDPKPIYEDDKYKAADKLKDKVAIITGGDSGIGGAVSIHYAKEGADVAVMYLDEHEDAKNIKKRVEKIGRKCLLISGDVGDEQFCKDAVEKVIDEFEKIDILVNNAAEQHPKKNILDISTEQLEKTFKTNIFSMFHMVKAVLPYLKSGSSIINTSSITAYEGNAGLIDYSATKGAVTTFTRSLSQALIDKNIRVNAVAPGPIWTPLIPSSFEASHVAGFGDDQPMKRPGQPVELAPVYVFLASEDSSYMSGQMIHINGGAVVNG
- a CDS encoding class D sortase, with the translated sequence MKRLSIVFIIAGIIILLFPTLNRGYKDYKREKVLEQWQQSMNDISTIESSKKNDSPQDSLNKYILKIDKIELYMPVLDGATDENLDISLSKMNHTAEPGEVGNFAVAGHRSYTYGRHFNRLDELQKGDILTVEAKNKNYKYEVEETLVVEPEELWVLEGNNKDKEITLVTCTPIKVASHRLIIKGKLVE